The following proteins are encoded in a genomic region of Oncorhynchus masou masou isolate Uvic2021 chromosome 32, UVic_Omas_1.1, whole genome shotgun sequence:
- the LOC135525489 gene encoding atlastin-1-like isoform X2, which translates to MARNRKDRDSWGSFTDKATYDWSSEEEEPDGRARPIQVLVVKDDHTFELDEVALSRILLAEEVHNREVVAISVAGAFRKGKSFLMDFMLRYMYSQASEEWLGEAEEPLTGFSWRGGSERETTGIQIWSEVFLVDKPDGRKVAVLLMDTQGTFDSQSTLRDSATVFALSTMISSMQVYNISQNVQEDDLQHLQLFTEYGRLAMEETFLKPFQSMIFLVRDWSFPYEFGYGQEGGMKFLEKRLKISENQHEELQNVRKHIHSCFTNISCFLMPHPGLKVATNPNFDGRLKEIDCEFINNLQILVPWLLSPKNLDVKEINGSNITCRGLLEYFKAYIKIYQGEELPHPKSMLQATAEANNLAAVAAARDLYNKKMEQVCGGDRPFLAPAELQARHSDIREEALQVFRGVKKMGGEEFSRRYLLQLEGEDSRWAFLSNGFLLPTLLHMADIVVTCTL; encoded by the exons ATGGCGAGAAACCGTAAAGACAGAGACAGCTGGG GGTCCTTCACAGACAAAGCCACCTACGACTGGAgctcagaggaggaggagcccGACGGAAGGGCGCGGCCCATCCAGGTGCTTGTTGTCAAGGACGACCACACCTTTGAGTTGGACGAGGTGGCGCTGAGTCGGATCCTATTGGCCGAAGAGGTCCACAACAGGGAAGTGGTGGCCATATCTGTGGCCGGGGCGTTCCGCAAGGGCAAGTCCTTCCTCATGGACTTCATGCTGCGTTACATGTACAGCCAG GCGTCTGAGGAGTGGCTTGGGGAGGCAGAGGAGCCTCTGACTGGGTTCTCCTGGAGGGGTGGATCTGAGAGGGAGACCACCGGCATTCAGATCTGGAGCGAAGTGTTCCTGGTGGACAAGCCAGATGGACGCAAG GTGGCTGTTCTACTGATGGACACCCAGGGAACGTTCGACAGTCAGTCAACGTTGAGGGATTCAGCTACTGTGTTTGCACTTAGCACTATGATCAGCTCCATGCAG GTGTACAACATCTCCCAGAATGTCCAGGAGGATGATCTTCAACACTTGCAG CTCTTCACTGAGTATGGCCGACTCGCTATGGAGGAAACATTCCTTAAACCATTCCAG TCCATGATATTCCTGGTCCGGGATTGGAGTTTTCCCTACGAGTTCGGCTACGGGCAGGAAGGAGGCATGAAGTTCCTGGAGAAAAGACTCAAG ATCTCAGAGAACCAACATGAGGAGCTGCAGAACGTTCGTAAACACATCCACTCCTGCTTCACCAACATCTCCTGCTTCCTGATGCCCCACCCCGGACTCAAAGTGGCCACCAACCCCAACTTCGACGGCAGACTCAAAG AGATCGACTGTGAGTTCATCAACAACCTGCAGATCCTGGTCCCGTGGCTGCTGAGTCCCAAGAACCTGGATGTCAAGGAGATCAACGGCAGCAACATCACCTGCAGAGGCCTGCTGGAGTACTTCAAg gcaTACATCAAAATCTACCAGGGGGAGGAGCTGCCACACCCAAAATCCATGCTGCAG GCCACAGCAGAGGCCAACAACCTGGCAGCAGTGGCCGCAGCCAGGGACCTGTACAACAAGAAGATGGAGCAG gtgtgtGGTGGGGACCGGCCCTTCCTGGCCCCAGCAGAGCTCCAGGCCAGACACAGTGACATCAGAGAGGAAGCCCTCCAGGTGTTTCGGGGGGTCAAgaagatgggaggggaggagTTCAGCCGACGCTACCTGCTACAGCTGGAGGGAGAG GATTCAAGGTGGGCTTTCTTGAGTAATGGCTTTCTTCTGCCCACGCTACTACACATGGCAGACATTGTCGTCACGTGCACACTGTGA